In Misgurnus anguillicaudatus chromosome 5, ASM2758022v2, whole genome shotgun sequence, a genomic segment contains:
- the LOC141363873 gene encoding uncharacterized protein: MSRYNGTCDGSLIDFQNLLTIPLHDNYATGDGFADSTTGEFPREPSVEQEVIDLTAEHDGDEVIDLSDPLQEEEFNGDAAEVLPPYENCLGRSDCEPGCSTSQHNGWVQSSWASDHSACADDDDEADWSGSPINAWGQASWSGDNSLPSSGQQTPNTIQPSIHENNAWDQDSLPSSGQQTPNSIQLPVDENNDGNLELAQIEQLHIRLDAFDRRLNALEDRMRQVYGQQGAHDGAFHLGLDRQRLAIEETAHDPRQQIQNAENSMNRLHDLTFEQMRERRLMFEAVYAMVFPIFYP; the protein is encoded by the exons GTACGTGTGATGGTTCCCTTATCGACTTTCAAAATCTGT tGACTATACCTCTACACGACAACTACGCCACTGGCGACG GTTTTGCTGATTCGACTACGGGTGAATTTCCCCGCGAGCCGAGTGTTGAACAGGAGGTCATAGATTTGACGGCCGAACACGACGGGGACGAAGTGATAGATCTTTCAGATCCCTTGCAGGAGGAGGAGTTCAACGGTGATGCAGCAGAGGTCCTACCGCCATACG AAAACTGTCTCGGGCGTAGCGATTGCGAGCCTGGCTGTAGCACATCACAGCATAACGGTTGGGTCCAGTCGTCTTGGGCTAGTGATCATAGCGCATGcgctgatgatgatgatgaggcgGACTGGTCCGGGTCGCCGATAAACGCTTGGGGTCAAGCTTCCTGGTCCGGCGACAACAGCTTACCGTCGAGCGGTCAACAGACCCCAAACACTATCCAACCTTCCATTCATGAAAATAACGCTTGGGATCAAGACTCATTACCATCGAGCGGTCAACAGACGCCAAACAGTATTCAACTCCCCGTCGATGAAAATAACGATGGAAACTTAGAGCTGGCTCAAATTGAACAGCTTCATATCAGATTAGACGCTTTTGACCGCAGACTAAACGCGCTAGAAGATCGTATGCGTCAGGTTTACGGTCAACAGGGCGCTCATGACGGCGCTTTTCACTTGGGTCTAGATAGACAGCGTTTAGCTATAGAGGAAACAGCTCACGATCCACGACAACAAATTCAAAATGCAGAGAATTCAATGAATCGTTTGCATGACTTAACTTTCGAGCAGATGAGAGAAAGACGTCTAATGTTCGAAGCCGTCTATGCTATGGTTTTCCCGATATTTTATCCGTAG